In Zingiber officinale cultivar Zhangliang chromosome 11B, Zo_v1.1, whole genome shotgun sequence, a single window of DNA contains:
- the LOC122034781 gene encoding transcription factor MYBS1-like isoform X2, with the protein MPSLCSDGKWRIGRHVSPSPSIYSALATSTSASLPVAGGDWNRGSCHRARINPPSTKPPSLQPDGMQSTMAAAVENWTRGDDKAFENALATAASPPEELGDGASLWETIATRLPGKTAAEVRRHYDLLLEDVKAIEAGRVPIPRYACEEATHNSSKEKHHRDGNGSRRRRRRHGCSKAEQERRKGIPWTEEEHSLFLLGLEKFGKGDWRSISRNFVSSRTPTQVASHAQKHFIRLNSLNNRDRRRSSIHDITSANGAVDDAPSSPQGAAASPMKHRHSLANVPGMAVYGPPVGHPISGHMVTAVGTPVMLPPPGHAPPYVVPVAYPVPPPPMHQSLF; encoded by the exons ATGCCTTCACTCTGCTCCGATGGGAAATGGAGAATCGGCCGCCACGTCTCTCCGTCGCCTTCAATTTACAGTGCGTTGGCCACATCAACGTCAGCGTCGCTCCCGGTCGCTGGCGGTGACTGGAACCGTGGATCCTGTCACCGCGCCAGAATAAATCCTCCCTCGACGAAGCCACCGTCCCTGCAACCCGACGGCATGCAGTCGACGATGGCAGCGGCGGTGGAGAATTGGACACGGGGAGACGACAAGGCCTTCGAGAACGCACTGGCAACGGCGGCCTCGCCGCCGGAGGAGCTGGGAGACGGCGCCTCGTTGTGGGAGACGATCGCAACGAGACTGCCGGGGAAGACGGCGGCGGAGGTGCGGCGGCACTACGACCTGCTGCTGGAGGACGTGAAGGCCATCGAGGCCGGACGCGTTCCGATCCCGCGATACGCCTGCGAGGAGGCGACGCATAATTCGTCCAAGGAGAAGCACCACCGTGATGGCAACggcagccgccgccgccgccgccgccatggATGCTCCAAAGCCGAACAAGAGCGTCGAAAAGGAATCCCATGGACAGAGGAAGAGCACAG TCTTTTTCTCCTCGGCCTCGAAAAGTTTGGTAAGGGCGACTGGCGGAGCATATCGAGGAACTTTGTCAGCTCAAGGACTCCCACTCAAGTCGCAAGCCACGCTCAGAAACACTTCATTCGGTTGAACTCCTTGAACAACCGTGACCGCCGGCGATCGAGCATCCACGACATCACAAGTGCGAATGGCGCCGTCGACGACGCGCCGTCTTCCCCGCAGGGAGCCGCTGCATCGCCGATGAAGCATCGCCATTCGCTGGCGAATGTTCCGGGAATGGCCGTGTACGGACCTCCAGTTGGTCATCCGATTAGCGGGCACATGGTCACGGCAGTGGGCACGCCGGTGATGCTTCCTCCTCCAGGCCATGCTCCTCCATATGTCGTGCCAGTTGCATATCCAGTTCCTCCACCGCCGATGCACCAATCGCTCTTTTGA
- the LOC122034835 gene encoding uncharacterized protein LOC122034835 encodes MVHDFHNRVTTFPFSLSLSPGLPHRNSRSFGFSARRTRDAMSSPPSPSFPTIRWPRLLSLLLFFFLVLTYGALGGGRHVMTIPSSTFRSPRALAWDPTAQHFLVGSSLFPAALASVSDAGVTETLVFDPILPAQSSVAALAVDDRRRRLLVGLTNPSALAAYDLRSPRPHRRIFLSPLPDPSAALGGVAVDHSTGAAFVTAGSVVVKVDLDGAVSVLSRSTIFSADPSSEGLGGLVHGRNAYLLVAERGGAGRVFRVDDENGGTKEVLGKALASAAEGIALRADGGAVMARGGAGARWLRSRDAWSEAVIEDEAAVEEGWLATAVAVREGRRAYVLVTPAEEGGGEKGSRIEEVEWRKEREEDTVWLFVLIGAGFAIFLYWRYQMRQLVANMNKKIA; translated from the coding sequence ATGGTCCATGATTTCCACAACCGCGTGACAACTTTCCCCTTCTCTCTCTCGCTCTCTCCAGGGCTTCCGCATCGCAATTCTCGATCCTTCGGCTTCTCTGCGAGGCGCACCAGGGACGCCATGTCGAGTCCTCCCTCCCCTTCCTTCCCCACCATTCGATGGCCGCGCctcctctccctcctcctcttcttcttcctcgtccTCACCTACGGCGCTCTGGGCGGCGGCCGCCATGTCATGACCATCCCCTCCTCCACCTTCCGCTCCCCCCGCGCCCTCGCCTGGGACCCCACTGCACAACACTTCCTCGTTGGATCCAGCCTTTTTCCGGCCGCCTTGGCTTCCGTCTCCGACGCCGGCGTCACCGAGACCCTCGTCTTCGACCCCATCCTCCCTGCTCAATCCTCAGTTGCCGCACTCGCCGTAGACgatcgccgccgccgcctcctcgtAGGCCTAACCAATCCCTCCGCTCTCGCTGCCTACGATCTTCGTTCCCCCCGCCCCCACCGCCGCATCTTCCTCTCACCTCTCCCCGATCCCTCCGCCGCACTCGGCGGCGTCGCCGTTGACCACTCCACAGGGGCGGCCTTCGTCACCGCCGGGAGCGTCGTCGTGAAGGTGGATCTAGACGGGGCGGTTTCCGTTCTTTCCAGATCAACGATTTTCAGCGCCGATCCGTCGTCGGAAGGCCTGGGCGGGCTAGTGCACGGGAGAAACGCGTACCTGTTGGTGGCGGAAAGAGGCGGCGCTGGTAGGGTGTTCAGGGTGGACGACGAGAACGGAGGAACCAAGGAGGTGCTGGGAAAGGCTCTGGCTTCTGCGGCGGAAGGAATCGCGTTGCGGGCCGACGGAGGGGCGGTGATGGCTCGCGGAGGTGCGGGAGCACGGTGGCTGAGGAGCAGGGACGCGTGGTCGGAAGCAGTAATCGAGGACGAGGCGGCGGTGGAGGAAGGGTGGCTGGCGACGGCAGTGGCAGTGCGAGAAGGGCGGCGGGCTTACGTGCTGGTGACGCCCGCGGAGGAGGGCGGGGGAGAGAAGGGGAGTAGGATAGAGGAGGTGGAATGGAGGAAGGAAAGAGAAGAGGACACGGTGTGGTTGTTTGTGCTAATCGGTGCGGGCTTCGCCATTTTCCTCTACTGGAGGTATCAGATGAGGCAGCTAGTCGCCAACATGAACAAGAAGATTGCATGA
- the LOC122034782 gene encoding cyclin-B1-2-like: protein MSSKSVIEHDGIATNHDSLRFGLHTVRSDIVGTHPLQSHREYRSRLWEEKKRFLFDLTYGSAFNLRRDLDAQILSRFQRPPGALPSSMLGYEALTGGLEDFAFEDYLNLPQDSETFKPVDMSHGMEVRIGISKGPVCPSFI from the exons ATGTCGTCGAAGTCTGTGATCGAGCACGACGGGATCGCGACGAATCACGATTCCCTTCGCTTCGGGCTACATACCGTCAGGAGCGACATCGTTGGAACCCACCCCCTCCAATCCCATCGAGAATAC AGGAGTAGGCTTTGGGAGGAGAAAAAGCGGTTCCTTTTTGACCTCACCTATGGATCGGCATTCAATCTGAGGAGAGATCTGGACGCTCAAATTCTCTCTAG ATTCCAAAGGCCTCCTGGAGCTTTGCCATCATCCATGCTAGGTTATGAGGCTCTCACGGGTGGCTTGGAAGATTTTGCTTTTGAAGATTATCTCAATT TGCCTCAAGATTCAGAGACCTTTAAACCAGTAGACATGAGCCATGGAATGGAAGTTCGCATTGGCATATCGAAAGGACCTGTTTGCCCAAGTTTCATCTAA
- the LOC122035086 gene encoding DNA-directed RNA polymerase V subunit 7-like: protein MVFMEVDLSWNVIISPEQLDAKGLLLHKAIILRLMDDIASRKASKEHGYYVAVTTLNSVGEGKVRELSGDVLFPVTFTCITLKPIKGDILVGTVDKILKHGIFLKAGPIGSIFLSEKTMRDYKYVGGDNPMFLNDKHANLEKDTMIRFKVLGLKWLESDREFQVLATLAADFLGSL from the coding sequence ATGGTTTTTATGGAAGTAGATCTGTCATGGAATGTGATAATTTCGCCTGAGCAACTTGATGCAAAAGGGCTCCTGCTCCACAAAGCTATTATCTTACGACTCATGGATGACATTGCAAGTCGGAAAGCATCGAAGGAGCATGGATACTATGTTGCAGTTACTACCTTGAACTCGGTAGGGGAAGGAAAGGTGAGGGAACTGTCAGGAGACGTACTGTTTCCTGTGACCTTCACCTGCATCACCTTGAAACCCATCAAGGGTGACATTTTAGTGGGTACTGTGGATAAGATTCTGAAGCATGGCATATTTCTGAAAGCTGGGCCAATAGGTAGCATCTTTCTCTCCGAGAAGACGATGAGAGATTACAAGTATGTTGGAGGGGATAACCCCATGTTTCTGAACGATAAGCATGCTAACCTTGAAAAGGACACTATGATCAGGTTCAAGGTACTTGGCTTGAAGTGGTTAGAGTCTGACAGAGAGTTTCAAGTACTTGCAACTCTAGCAGCTGATTTTCTCGGCTCTCTGTGA
- the LOC122034781 gene encoding transcription factor MYBS1-like isoform X1 has product MPSLCSDGKWRIGRHVSPSPSIYSALATSTSASLPVAGGDWNRGSCHRARINPPSTKPPSLQPDGMQSTMAAAVENWTRGDDKAFENALATAASPPEELGDGASLWETIATRLPGKTAAEVRRHYDLLLEDVKAIEAGRVPIPRYACEEATHNSSKEKHHRDGNGSRRRRRRHGCSKAEQERRKGIPWTEEEHRLITRLFLLGLEKFGKGDWRSISRNFVSSRTPTQVASHAQKHFIRLNSLNNRDRRRSSIHDITSANGAVDDAPSSPQGAAASPMKHRHSLANVPGMAVYGPPVGHPISGHMVTAVGTPVMLPPPGHAPPYVVPVAYPVPPPPMHQSLF; this is encoded by the exons ATGCCTTCACTCTGCTCCGATGGGAAATGGAGAATCGGCCGCCACGTCTCTCCGTCGCCTTCAATTTACAGTGCGTTGGCCACATCAACGTCAGCGTCGCTCCCGGTCGCTGGCGGTGACTGGAACCGTGGATCCTGTCACCGCGCCAGAATAAATCCTCCCTCGACGAAGCCACCGTCCCTGCAACCCGACGGCATGCAGTCGACGATGGCAGCGGCGGTGGAGAATTGGACACGGGGAGACGACAAGGCCTTCGAGAACGCACTGGCAACGGCGGCCTCGCCGCCGGAGGAGCTGGGAGACGGCGCCTCGTTGTGGGAGACGATCGCAACGAGACTGCCGGGGAAGACGGCGGCGGAGGTGCGGCGGCACTACGACCTGCTGCTGGAGGACGTGAAGGCCATCGAGGCCGGACGCGTTCCGATCCCGCGATACGCCTGCGAGGAGGCGACGCATAATTCGTCCAAGGAGAAGCACCACCGTGATGGCAACggcagccgccgccgccgccgccgccatggATGCTCCAAAGCCGAACAAGAGCGTCGAAAAGGAATCCCATGGACAGAGGAAGAGCACAGGTTAATTACACG TCTTTTTCTCCTCGGCCTCGAAAAGTTTGGTAAGGGCGACTGGCGGAGCATATCGAGGAACTTTGTCAGCTCAAGGACTCCCACTCAAGTCGCAAGCCACGCTCAGAAACACTTCATTCGGTTGAACTCCTTGAACAACCGTGACCGCCGGCGATCGAGCATCCACGACATCACAAGTGCGAATGGCGCCGTCGACGACGCGCCGTCTTCCCCGCAGGGAGCCGCTGCATCGCCGATGAAGCATCGCCATTCGCTGGCGAATGTTCCGGGAATGGCCGTGTACGGACCTCCAGTTGGTCATCCGATTAGCGGGCACATGGTCACGGCAGTGGGCACGCCGGTGATGCTTCCTCCTCCAGGCCATGCTCCTCCATATGTCGTGCCAGTTGCATATCCAGTTCCTCCACCGCCGATGCACCAATCGCTCTTTTGA